The sequence AATCCGTTAAACATGGACCCGACCATGACGAAAGTATCTTGCAGTTGACGGGTCATATCTCTCTGGATCCCCCCACCGCCAATTTTGAATCCCCATAGAATAAGGGGCATTAGAACTCCGATGACAATAAATCCAAGAAAGCTCCTTCGCTTTCCGGAGATTTTTGTCAGTTCGTTTTTTACCAGGCTGAACAGCATCATTCTCCTGTTAATGAAAGAAAGTAGTCTTCTAATGATGTCCTGGGAATAACAGCCGACACCTGAATTCCGTTTTCCACAAGCGTTTTTGTAAGGTCAGACAGATCCGTGGAGGAAATGGTCACCTTTAATGTATCTCCCACTACAGAGACAGTCTTGACATATTCAAGTTTCTTTAGGACCGTCTGGGCCTTATCCAGGGGAAACGCCTTGATTTCGGTGGCGAATAGCTCCCCTTTTTCCAATAGGTCAGCTACCTTGCCGGTAGTCACCATCTTCCCCTCATTGATGATTGCCATAGAGGTACACACCTGTTCAACCTCATGCAAAAGGTGAGACGAGAGAAAAATGGTTGTTCCCCCGGAGGCCAGGTTCACAATGAGTTCTCTCACTTCCTTCATTCCCTGGGGATCGAGTCCTGTTGTAGGTTCGTCAAGAATCAACACTTTCGGTTCACTAAGGAGTGCCTGCCCAATTCCCAATCTCTGTTTCATACCGTGGGAATAGGTCTTGACCCTGTCATTTCCCCGGTCCATAAGCCCCACATGCTCCAAAACGCGATCAATCCGGCGGTAAGGAAGGCGTTCCAGATTGGCAAGCATTTGAAGATTCTTCCTTGCCGAAATGTTCTTGTAAAACGACGGCTCTTCAATGAGGGCTCCCACGCCCCGCAACGCTTCATTCCGGAACTTTGAAATGGATTTTCCCAATACTTCCACATCACCCGCATCGGGCTTGATAAGCGCCAGCATGAGCCGGATCGTGGTGGACTTTCCCGCACCGTTGGGCCCAAGGAAGCCGAAGATTTCCCCCTCTCCCACTTCCAGATCGAGATTAGCAACTGCCTTTCTTCCTTTGAAGAATTTTGTCAGATGGTGAGTTCGAAGAACAATCTCACTCACGATTGCCTCGTCCTCATTGAATCGATGAACTCCCGGAAGAGATACCGCGAATCGTGCGGACCTGGACCTGCCTCAGGGTGATACTGAACAGAAAAAGCGGGGAAGTCCCTGCACCCTAACCCTTCCACCGTATTGTCATTCAAGTTCCAGTGAGTGATGTCCACCTGGGAAGGTAGCGAGTCCGGATCGACAGAAAAACCGTGATTCTGACTCGTGATTTCAATGTTTTTCCGCGGGACATTCCTGACAGGATGATTTGTCCCATGGTGACCGAACTTTAACTTGTACGTTTTCGCTCCCAGAGCGAGAGCGAGTATTTGATGTCCCAAACAGACGCCAAAGAGGGGTGTTTTCCCAAGAAGCTCCTTCACGGTATTTGTGGCGTAGGACACGGCAGCGGGATCACCCGGACCATTTGACAGCAAGATTCCATCTGGGTCAATTGCCATAATGTCATCGGGTCCAGAATTTCCGGGGAAAACTGTCACTCGACAATCGTGCGATGAGAGGAGCCGGAGGATGTTCCACTTTATTCCATAATCGATCGCCGCCACGTGAGGACCACCGTTCGCACCGGAAGAATCTCCCTTCCAGGTATGCGATTCCTCACAGGTGACTTTTGAGACAAGATCCAGGCCAACCATGTGGGGGACTTTCTTCAGTTTGGCGAGCAGGGAGGATTCTTCCAGGTCGACCGTGCTGATGATGCCATTCATGGCACCCTGACTCCTGATATGTCGGGTGAGAGCCCGGGTGTCCACCCCCTGAATTCCCACGATGCCTGCGGCTCGGAGATAGTCCCCTATCGACTGAGTGGCACGAAAGTTGGAGGGCGTTACAGTCTCTTCCCGCACCACGAATCCTTCCACATGGATGCGCGACGATTCAACGTCACGGTCATTCACACCGTAATTCCCTATGTGGGGATAGGTCATGGTAACAATCTGACCCGTGTATGAAGGGTCTGTGAGTATTTCCTGATAACCGGTCATACCCGTATTGAAACAGACCTCGCCTGATGTCTCTCCCTGGGCTCCGAAACTCCAGCCCCGAAACGTCCGGCCATCTTCAAGCACCAGTATGGCAGGCTTGTTACCCGTCATTTCTCCCCTGTCGTCAAAACCACGGTGCCCAGATTGAACGGATATGAACGGACATTCTTGAATCCAACCTTTGTGAAGATGTGGGACAACTCAGCAGCTGTGTAAAATCCTTCTACGGAATGAATAAGATACGAATAGGCAGGCATTTCTCTCGGCAAAAACAGATTCCCCGGCCGAATCCCTTCTCCACCTCAGGCTCCTGCCAAAGCTGAACAGATGATTCAGTAAGTCGTATCTTTTTTCAATGCGGCGAAACATCACCCCCATATCATCTTTTGTACGGATAAAAAAAGAGCCCCGATAGTGGGGCTCCTTACCAGTCGAATTGTGACTCTTCTCATCCAAGCCAGACGCCAACTATCAGAAGAACTCCCGTCACGAGGTGGAGATTGATGGTACCAGCATTTGCCGGACGGAGAAGCCGGTCATCGTAGTGCCTGAACATGGTCCGTGTCGCCGTAACGGCGA is a genomic window of Candidatus Neomarinimicrobiota bacterium containing:
- a CDS encoding ABC transporter ATP-binding protein, producing MSEIVLRTHHLTKFFKGRKAVANLDLEVGEGEIFGFLGPNGAGKSTTIRLMLALIKPDAGDVEVLGKSISKFRNEALRGVGALIEEPSFYKNISARKNLQMLANLERLPYRRIDRVLEHVGLMDRGNDRVKTYSHGMKQRLGIGQALLSEPKVLILDEPTTGLDPQGMKEVRELIVNLASGGTTIFLSSHLLHEVEQVCTSMAIINEGKMVTTGKVADLLEKGELFATEIKAFPLDKAQTVLKKLEYVKTVSVVGDTLKVTISSTDLSDLTKTLVENGIQVSAVIPRTSLEDYFLSLTGE
- the carA gene encoding glutamine-hydrolyzing carbamoyl-phosphate synthase small subunit, translated to MTGNKPAILVLEDGRTFRGWSFGAQGETSGEVCFNTGMTGYQEILTDPSYTGQIVTMTYPHIGNYGVNDRDVESSRIHVEGFVVREETVTPSNFRATQSIGDYLRAAGIVGIQGVDTRALTRHIRSQGAMNGIISTVDLEESSLLAKLKKVPHMVGLDLVSKVTCEESHTWKGDSSGANGGPHVAAIDYGIKWNILRLLSSHDCRVTVFPGNSGPDDIMAIDPDGILLSNGPGDPAAVSYATNTVKELLGKTPLFGVCLGHQILALALGAKTYKLKFGHHGTNHPVRNVPRKNIEITSQNHGFSVDPDSLPSQVDITHWNLNDNTVEGLGCRDFPAFSVQYHPEAGPGPHDSRYLFREFIDSMRTRQS